A region from the Arvicola amphibius chromosome 12, mArvAmp1.2, whole genome shotgun sequence genome encodes:
- the LOC119802495 gene encoding oogenesin-1-like: MGDRAPPTLQQLARESLLKEEALAISAVVAGLPRLMLPAMFEGAFRNNLTNILRAMVPAWPFTCLPVGALMKTPHLETLKALLDGLDVLMTEEACPGVGKLRVLALTDVDSGFWSIWTGTYEKDCCHQDTRPKKPVEKCPYSGVKNYLSVLTDLKLVNSQLGECAMYLWRWAQQRKGSVHLCCRKLEILESYYLSDAMDILRSVDLRCIRELKVRTLWIEDMVPFGPYLGQMRNLHTLMLEGIENTFRIGEAEELEEELMNTLFSQLPKLHCLQHLYVDDIYVLVGSLAQWLGCLKKPLETLSITFCHLIQKDLDYLPQCLNLSGLKHLCLSQTILEEGLEPLGKLLERVKDTLQTLDLEKCWLEDSAFSAFVSALSQCSQLLRINFFSNKLSLPLLRRLLRNIAKLHKLTEELYPVPLECYDDRGLVFRETFDEICSELLDILRCERQPKAVRFVSTICPKCYQCFVYGLDSGHHCLCGP, from the coding sequence GCGGGCCTGCCCCGGTTGATGTTGCCAGCTATGTTTGAGGGGGCCTTCAGGAACAATCTGACCAACATCCTGCGGGCCATGGTACCTGCCTGGCCATTCACATGCCTTCCTGTAGGAGCCCTGATGAAGACCCCACACCTGGAGACTTTGAAGGCTCTGCTTGACGGACTAGATGTGCTGATGACAGAGGAGGCTTGCCCCGGAGTTGGGAAACTCAGAGTGCTGGCTTTGACAGATGTGGACTCTGGTTTCTGGAGCATATGGACTGGGACGTATGAAAAGGACTGCTGTCATCAGGACACGAGACCGAAGAAGCCAGTGGAGAAGTGTCCTTACTCAGGGGTGAAGAACTATTTGAGCGTACTAACCGACCTCAAACTTGTCAACAGCCAGCTCGGCGAGTGTGCCATGTACTTGTGGCGATGGGCCCAGCAGAGAAAAGGATCTGTTCATTTATGCTGTCGGAAGCTTGAGATTTTGGAATCCTATTATTTGTCCGATGCCATGGACATCTTGCGGTCGGTAGATCTCCGGTGTATACGTGAGCTGAAGGTAAGAACTTTATGGATAGAAGACATGGTTCCTTTTGGACCATACCTGGGACAGATGAGAAACCTTCACACACTCATGCTGGAAGGCATCGAAAATACTTTCAGGATCGGTGAGGCTGAAGAGCTGGAAGAGGAGTTGATGAACACATTGTTCTCACAGTTACCCAAATTGCACTGCCTCCAGCATCTCTACGTAGATGATATTTATGTTCTGGTTGGCAGCCTGGCACAGTGGCTCGGGTGCCTGAAGAAGCCCCTGGAGACCTTGTCTATCACTTTCTGTCACCTCATACAGAAAGACCTGGATTACCTGCCCCAGTGCCTGAACCTTTCTGGGCTCAAGCATCTCTGCCTGAGTCAGACGATTCTCGAAGAGGGGTTGGAACCACTCGGAAAGCTCCTCGAGAGAGTCAAAGACACCTTGCAAACTCTGGATTTGGAGAAATGTTGGCTGGAGGATTCTGCATTTAGTGCTTTTGTGTCTGCCCTGAGCCAATGCTCCCAGCTCCTCAGGATCAATTTTTTCAGTAATAaactgtctctgcccctcctgaGGCGACTCCTTCGCAACATAGCCAAACTGCACAAGCTAACGGAGGAGCTATACCCTGTCCCTCTGGAGTGCTATGACGATAGAGGCCTAGTGTTTCGAGAGACATTTGACGAAATCTGTTCTGAGCTTCTGGATATACTCAGGTGCGAAAGACAGCCCAAGGCAGTCAGGTTTGTGTCCACCATCTGCCCTAAATGTTATCAGTGCTTTGTCTACGGCCTGGACAGCGGACATCATTGCCTTTGCGGGCCATAA